A single genomic interval of Acetobacteroides hydrogenigenes harbors:
- a CDS encoding alpha-L-fucosidase: MKHLALIALLLLAAASICPAQERFYPVPAARQLKWHESELGVVFHYDLHVFDGIRYGQGNNRIEPIADYNILNPTKLDTDQWVLAAKAAGARFAVLTATHETGFGLWQSDVNPYCLKAVKWRDGKGDIVRDFVNSCRKYGIMPGIYIGIRWNSLLGIHNFKAEGNGEFAANRQQWYKRLCESMVKEICTRYGELFMIWFDGGADDPKGDGPNVEPIVNKYQPNCLFYHNVDRADFRWGGSETGTVSYPCWSSFPQPYSHHKQSDTQRNHLELLKHGDKDGKYWVPAMADAPLRGANGRHEWFWEPGDENNVLSLDTLKAMYTKSVGRNATLIMGLTPDTSGLIPTLDEQRLKEWGEWTSQLSTEKAIANTSGSSKTLVLKLSQKQPISYCVIQEDISKGERIRAYKVEAKIRGRWTTICQGESVGHKRIEKFAVVSTNALRLTINEATQMPKIIRFSAHSVKP; the protein is encoded by the coding sequence ATGAAACATCTCGCCTTAATAGCGCTGCTGTTATTGGCAGCGGCCTCTATATGCCCTGCTCAGGAACGGTTCTACCCGGTTCCTGCCGCTCGCCAGCTTAAATGGCACGAATCGGAACTTGGCGTAGTTTTCCACTACGACCTGCACGTTTTCGACGGAATAAGATACGGACAGGGAAACAATCGAATCGAGCCAATTGCCGATTACAACATCTTAAATCCAACAAAATTAGATACCGACCAGTGGGTTTTAGCTGCCAAAGCAGCAGGTGCTAGGTTTGCCGTTCTTACCGCTACGCACGAAACTGGATTTGGCCTTTGGCAAAGCGATGTCAACCCGTACTGCCTTAAAGCAGTAAAATGGAGAGATGGAAAAGGCGATATTGTTCGCGACTTTGTAAACTCCTGCCGCAAATACGGCATTATGCCCGGAATTTATATCGGCATTCGATGGAACTCGCTGCTGGGAATTCATAACTTCAAGGCAGAGGGCAACGGTGAGTTTGCCGCTAACCGTCAGCAGTGGTATAAGCGACTTTGCGAAAGTATGGTGAAGGAGATATGCACCCGCTATGGGGAACTTTTCATGATTTGGTTTGATGGTGGTGCCGATGATCCCAAAGGCGATGGTCCCAATGTTGAGCCTATTGTAAATAAGTATCAGCCCAACTGCCTATTCTACCATAACGTAGACAGGGCCGACTTTCGTTGGGGAGGTTCGGAAACCGGAACGGTAAGCTACCCATGCTGGTCGTCATTTCCGCAACCATACTCGCACCACAAGCAATCGGATACACAACGAAATCACCTCGAATTGCTAAAGCATGGCGATAAGGATGGCAAATACTGGGTTCCTGCCATGGCCGATGCTCCGCTACGCGGTGCTAACGGTAGGCACGAGTGGTTCTGGGAACCTGGAGATGAGAACAACGTTCTCTCGTTGGATACGCTAAAAGCAATGTACACCAAATCGGTAGGGAGAAACGCTACTTTGATTATGGGACTTACACCAGATACCTCCGGGCTTATTCCTACTCTTGATGAGCAGCGCCTAAAGGAATGGGGGGAGTGGACTTCGCAGCTATCAACCGAAAAGGCAATCGCAAATACATCGGGGAGTAGCAAAACGCTTGTGCTAAAGCTATCACAGAAACAGCCGATAAGCTACTGCGTTATTCAGGAGGATATCAGCAAGGGCGAGCGCATTCGAGCGTATAAGGTAGAGGCAAAAATTAGGGGCAGATGGACAACTATCTGCCAAGGAGAATCTGTAGGACATAAGCGTATCGAAAAGTTTGCAGTTGTAAGCACAAATGCTCTTCGCCTTACCATAAACGAGGCTACACAAATGCCCAAAATCATTCGCTTTAGCGCACATTCGGTAAAACCTTAA
- a CDS encoding type IA DNA topoisomerase, protein MKLCIAEKPSVAKELAEILGAKSRHDGYYEGNGYWVSWTFGHLCTLKMPEDYHPDLKRWSLFTLPIIPQRFQIKVVDDTGIQKQFNTIKRLVGECDEVINCGDAGQEGELIQRWVLSLAQNTKPLKRLWISSLTAEAIKEGFEKLQEGSKYDLLFHAGHARAISDWLLGINATRLYTTKYSNGKGVLSIGRVQTPTLALIVRRHLEIVNFTPEAYWELKTLYRGVIFSATQGRFGAADEAAETLEKIRESLFTITSFEKKKGTEAPPRLFDLTSLQVECNKKFAFTAEETLGYIQSLYEKKQVSYPRVDTTFLPDDIYPKIPGILKGLKPYETFTEPLLKSKIKKSKKVFDDSKVTDHHAIIPTGEFNPNLTYNEKKVFDLIIRRFIAAFYPDCIVSNTTVLGEAAEIPFKATGKQILEDGWRVLFKKKDDEKENDDENPADKDDQLMPEFVKGESGPHEPGVQEKFTQPPKPYTEATLLRAMETAGKQVDDEELRDALKENGIGRPSTRANIIETLFKRKYIRRVRKNIEPTVTGIELIQTINNELLKSVELTGMWERKLRQIEKGDYQATDFLSEMKEMVKSLVVEVITERENRSITIEEEPAAKESDTDADGKKPKAKREKKAKDDKPAELICPKCKKGKVLQGKTAYGCSEYKNGCSFRLSFEQFGKKLTDKQVEALIANGKTPKIKGFTIDDTKCDGILTFNANGEVELQRDEAPAKEKKAKLIEELICPTCKQGKVLQGKTAFGCSRWKEGCTFKVSFDDITAKIPGKEVNLTLLDEYLK, encoded by the coding sequence TCGCGCCACGATGGCTACTACGAGGGCAATGGCTACTGGGTTAGCTGGACCTTCGGTCACCTCTGCACCTTAAAGATGCCCGAGGACTACCACCCCGACCTAAAGCGGTGGAGCCTCTTTACCCTGCCCATTATTCCGCAGCGATTCCAGATTAAGGTGGTTGACGATACGGGAATCCAGAAGCAGTTTAACACCATCAAGCGCCTCGTGGGCGAATGCGACGAGGTAATAAACTGCGGTGATGCCGGACAGGAGGGAGAGCTTATCCAAAGGTGGGTGCTCTCGCTTGCGCAGAACACCAAGCCGCTTAAAAGGCTGTGGATTTCGTCGCTTACCGCCGAAGCCATTAAGGAAGGTTTTGAAAAGCTTCAGGAGGGCAGCAAGTACGACCTCCTTTTCCATGCCGGGCACGCCCGAGCCATCAGCGACTGGCTCCTAGGCATTAATGCAACACGACTATACACAACAAAGTACAGCAACGGCAAGGGAGTGCTCTCCATAGGGCGCGTTCAGACGCCAACGCTGGCGCTTATCGTTCGCCGCCACCTCGAGATCGTCAACTTTACCCCCGAGGCGTATTGGGAATTGAAAACGCTCTACCGCGGCGTAATCTTCTCGGCCACCCAGGGGCGTTTTGGCGCCGCCGACGAGGCTGCCGAGACCCTCGAGAAGATTCGCGAGAGCCTCTTCACCATCACCTCCTTCGAAAAGAAGAAGGGAACCGAGGCACCACCACGTCTGTTCGACCTAACGTCGCTTCAGGTGGAGTGCAACAAGAAGTTTGCCTTTACTGCCGAGGAAACGCTCGGCTATATCCAAAGCCTATACGAGAAGAAGCAGGTATCGTACCCTCGTGTCGATACCACCTTCCTCCCCGACGATATTTACCCTAAGATTCCCGGTATTCTCAAGGGACTTAAGCCCTACGAGACCTTTACAGAGCCGCTGCTGAAGTCAAAGATCAAGAAGAGCAAGAAGGTATTCGACGATAGCAAGGTAACCGACCACCACGCCATCATCCCAACGGGCGAGTTCAACCCCAACCTCACCTACAACGAGAAAAAGGTGTTCGACCTCATCATCCGACGCTTTATTGCTGCCTTCTACCCCGACTGTATCGTTTCCAACACCACCGTGCTGGGCGAGGCGGCCGAAATTCCGTTTAAGGCAACGGGTAAGCAGATTCTGGAGGATGGATGGCGCGTTCTTTTCAAGAAGAAGGACGATGAAAAGGAAAATGATGACGAAAATCCTGCCGATAAGGACGACCAGCTGATGCCCGAGTTCGTAAAGGGCGAAAGTGGTCCACACGAGCCGGGAGTTCAGGAGAAATTCACGCAACCGCCCAAGCCCTACACCGAGGCAACGCTCCTCCGCGCCATGGAAACCGCCGGAAAGCAGGTTGACGACGAGGAGCTACGCGATGCGCTCAAGGAAAACGGAATTGGACGCCCATCAACACGGGCGAACATCATCGAAACGCTGTTTAAGCGGAAGTATATCCGCCGTGTACGTAAGAATATAGAGCCAACGGTTACGGGTATAGAGCTTATACAAACCATCAACAACGAGCTGCTGAAGTCGGTGGAGCTTACCGGTATGTGGGAGCGCAAGCTAAGACAGATAGAAAAGGGCGACTATCAGGCTACCGATTTTCTATCGGAGATGAAGGAGATGGTAAAGTCGCTAGTAGTTGAGGTGATTACCGAGAGGGAGAATCGCAGCATCACCATAGAGGAAGAGCCTGCCGCTAAGGAATCGGATACCGATGCAGACGGCAAAAAGCCAAAAGCCAAGCGCGAAAAGAAGGCAAAAGACGATAAGCCTGCTGAGCTAATCTGCCCCAAGTGTAAGAAAGGGAAGGTGCTGCAAGGTAAAACCGCCTACGGGTGCAGCGAATACAAGAATGGATGCAGCTTTCGCCTTTCGTTCGAGCAGTTTGGCAAGAAGCTAACCGACAAGCAGGTTGAGGCGCTTATTGCAAACGGGAAAACACCCAAAATAAAAGGTTTCACCATCGACGATACCAAGTGCGATGGCATCCTAACGTTCAACGCTAACGGCGAAGTGGAGCTGCAGCGCGACGAAGCCCCTGCAAAGGAGAAAAAGGCCAAGCTTATAGAGGAGCTAATCTGCCCAACCTGCAAGCAAGGAAAAGTTCTGCAGGGCAAAACCGCCTTTGGCTGCAGCCGCTGGAAAGAGGGCTGTACCTTTAAGGTCTCCTTCGACGATATTACCGCAAAGATCCCCGGCAAAGAGGTAAATTTGACGTTGCTAGATGAGTATTTGAAGTAA
- a CDS encoding sulfatase, producing the protein MKSKLLLSAALLPFAAHAEGKQPDPRPNIILFMVDDMGWQDTSLPFWTQKTHYNEAYETPNMERLAGKGMMFTQAYASSISSPTRCSLISGANASRHKVTNWTLQKNKQTDRKSDVLQLPDWNYNGVCQVAGVNNTFQTTSFVELIKDSGYHTIHCGKAHFGSIDTPGENPTHMGFEVNITGHAAGGLASYLGEQNYGHTKDGKPTSPFSIPGLEKYWGTNIFATEALTQEAMKALDQAKRLDQPFFLYMAHYAIHIPIDRDMRFFEKYKKKGLDDREAAYAALIEGMDKSLGDLMSWLEKNGEADNTIIIFMSDNGGFSSDMHWRGGPMHTQNYPLNSGKGSAYEGGIREPMIVSWPGVVKPGTKCDKYLLIEDFYPTILEMAQVKKYHTVQPIDGISFVPLLTGKGDPSKNRNLYWNCPNIWGNTGPGIGPTCTIRSQEWKLIYYYETGKKELFNIPQDIGEKNELSAQYPSVVKRLSKELGAYMRKVGAQRPSFKATGKPVPWPDEI; encoded by the coding sequence ATGAAAAGTAAGTTGCTACTATCTGCTGCCTTGTTGCCTTTTGCAGCGCACGCCGAAGGCAAGCAACCTGATCCTCGCCCGAACATCATCCTTTTTATGGTTGATGATATGGGCTGGCAGGATACCTCGTTGCCTTTTTGGACACAAAAAACGCACTACAACGAGGCGTACGAAACGCCAAACATGGAGCGATTGGCAGGAAAGGGGATGATGTTTACGCAGGCCTATGCCAGCAGCATCAGTTCGCCTACCCGATGCAGCCTAATTAGTGGTGCAAATGCCTCGCGCCATAAGGTTACCAACTGGACGCTTCAAAAAAACAAGCAAACCGACCGCAAAAGCGACGTTCTGCAGCTGCCCGATTGGAACTACAACGGAGTATGCCAGGTGGCCGGCGTAAATAATACATTTCAGACCACATCCTTTGTTGAGCTGATAAAAGATAGCGGTTACCACACCATTCATTGCGGAAAAGCGCACTTCGGGTCGATTGATACTCCCGGAGAGAACCCAACCCACATGGGTTTTGAGGTAAACATTACCGGACATGCCGCCGGAGGGTTGGCGAGCTACCTTGGCGAGCAAAACTATGGTCATACCAAAGATGGAAAGCCTACTTCACCGTTTTCTATCCCCGGATTGGAGAAATACTGGGGAACGAACATCTTTGCCACCGAAGCGCTAACGCAGGAGGCCATGAAGGCGCTTGATCAGGCAAAACGATTAGATCAACCATTCTTTCTTTACATGGCGCACTACGCCATCCACATTCCTATAGATAGGGATATGCGCTTTTTCGAAAAGTACAAGAAGAAAGGCTTGGATGATCGTGAAGCGGCCTATGCTGCCCTGATTGAGGGAATGGATAAGAGCTTAGGCGACCTGATGAGCTGGCTCGAAAAGAATGGAGAGGCTGATAATACCATTATTATATTTATGAGCGATAATGGAGGCTTTAGCAGCGACATGCATTGGCGCGGTGGCCCCATGCATACCCAAAACTATCCGCTGAACAGCGGAAAAGGGTCGGCATACGAGGGTGGCATTCGCGAACCGATGATTGTTAGCTGGCCGGGAGTGGTAAAGCCCGGAACAAAGTGCGATAAGTATCTGCTAATTGAAGATTTTTACCCAACCATTCTCGAAATGGCGCAGGTGAAGAAGTATCACACAGTACAACCTATTGATGGTATTAGCTTCGTTCCATTGCTAACCGGCAAGGGCGACCCTTCGAAGAACAGGAATCTTTACTGGAATTGTCCTAACATTTGGGGAAACACCGGCCCCGGAATTGGCCCAACCTGCACCATTCGTAGCCAGGAGTGGAAGCTAATCTACTACTACGAAACGGGAAAGAAGGAACTCTTCAACATCCCTCAGGATATTGGGGAGAAGAATGAGCTTTCGGCACAGTATCCTAGCGTTGTTAAGCGTCTTTCTAAAGAGTTAGGAGCTTACATGCGTAAGGTTGGTGCGCAACGTCCTTCGTTTAAGGCAACAGGTAAGCCTGTGCCTTGGCCTGATGAGATTTAG